The Candidatus Hoaglandella endobia DNA window TATAGCTGTCATCCAGCAGCAGCTGTCCAGCACCGAGCGGAATAGGAAATAGACGTCCTGGCACAGCGCGTAGCTGTATTAGTCCGTCATGTACCGCCGACAGCGGTGCCCCAACTGATAGTGCCAACGCACTAGCGGCCAATGCATTGGCAATATTATGCTGTCCATGCAGAGGTAACTGCACTTGACATTCTCCCGCAGGACAGTGCAGCTTAAAATTTAATCCCTGCTGATTGCTTCTAATGTTAGTAGCATAAAAATCCACGCCGTAGGAGGGATTTACGGCGAAGCGCCAGATTGCCTTATGCCCAATTACCTGCTTCCAATATGACCAAGCATTGCTGTCAGCATTGATAATTACGCGTCCGCTAGTAGGTAATCTACCAAAAATTTCACCCTTAGCCTGTACTACGCCTGATAGAGAACCAAAACCAGCCAAGTGTGCTACGGACAGATTATTGACCAGCGCAGTTTCTGGCCGGACTAAATCGGTAGTCCAGGCAATCTCACCATGATGGTTAGCACCAAGCTCGATTACTGCAAAATTATGCTCCAGTGTTAGGCGCAGTAGAGTTAGTGATACGCCAATATCGTTATTAAAATTCTTTTCGGTTGCTAGTACCTGTCCACATTGCCGTAAAATAGCAGCAGTCATCTCTTTAACTGAAGTTTTACCAGAAGATCCTGTCAGGGCTACCACTCTTGCCTTAGCTTTCTGGCGCATCCAGGCACCTAACAGCGCCAAAGCTCGGCGCGTATCGGAAACGATTAGCTGCGGCACTTTCAGAGGTAGACGGCGGTTAACCAATAGTGCTGCAGCGCCATAAGCAACCGCCTTTGCGGCAAAATCATGGGCATCAAAGTGTTTTCCCTTGAGAGCAATGAATAAATGACCCTCGTCGACGTAAGAAAAACGAGAATCTGTAGTGACCGAGAGTACGGTATAGTCTTCGCCTATTCTTTCGGCATTCAGTACAGGTGCGATGTCACTTAGGTTAAAAGGAATCATTTTTACTTCTCTCCTAATAGACATGCGACAGTAGTGCGGTCGGAGTAATGCAGCCGCTGTTGGCCAATAATTTGATAATTTTCATGGCCTTTGCCTGCTACAAGTATCAAATCTGTAGGGGCAGCTTGCATGATAGCACTGGTCACAGCTTCAGTACGACCAGAGATCGTCTGCGCGCCGTCCGCATCCAGTAGGCCGCTTAGAATATCGTTTATGATATCCTGCGACACTTCATTGCGGGGGTTATCGTCAGTAATGATTACCTGATCAGCATACTTTTCGGCAATAGCACCCATAAGTGGTCGTTTTACCTTATCACGATCGCCTCCGCAGCCGAATACGCACCATAGTTTACCGTGGCAATGTAACCTAGCCGCCTTAAGCGCTTTTTCCAGCGCATCAGGAGTATGAGCGTAATCTACCAATACTGTTGGTTGTCTATCAACATGAAATATTTCCATCCGACCGCATACTGACTGCAGATTGCTAGTAGTAGCCAGTAAAGCAGGTAGCGGATAATCTAGTGCCAGCAATGTTGCTAGCGCTAAAAGTAAATTGTTAACGTTGAATTCGCCTACTAATTGGCTATATAGTAATCCTGTACCCCAACTTGAACGGAATGAAATTTCCGTGCCGTGCGCGTGATAATGTACCTTATCGGCACAGAGCCAGTTTCCTTTCCATAAAGTAGGTAAATCGCCACTGATTGATACTGCTACCGCCTGTGGTAGTTGTTCTAACCAGCGCCTACCGGTTGCGTCGTCGGCATTTATAATACGCTGGACAACATCCAACTCGTTAAATAAACGCCATTTTGCCGCTTCGTACTGCACCATATCACAATGGTAATCCAAATGATCGATACTTAGATTGGTAAAAACCGCGGCAGCAAAATGCAAATGGCTAACCCGATGTTGCACCAGACCGTGGGACGATACTTCTATTGCCGCTAAACTAGCACCCTGGTTTTTTAAACTAGCAAGCAACTGTTGAATTTCTACAGGTGAACCAGTGGTATTAGTTGCTGCTGTATTATTAATCTGCCCAATAATACCTTTTCCCACGGTGCCCATGACTGCGCTTACTTTGCCTAACAGATGCGTCCATTGAGCTAATAGATGGGTAGTCGTGGTTTTACCGTTGGTTCCGGTCACGCCAATTAAGTGTAATGTGCGGGAAGGTTCGCCATAAAATCGGCCTGCTAACACTGAAAGAAGCTCATTCAGCCGACGGAGATAAATAACCGGCACGCCGTGCAAAATACTAATTTTAACTTCTTCGGTATCATCTTCTGATTGTGCAACAACAGCAGCAACTCCTTGCGAGATAGCCTGAAGAATATAGCGCCGTCCGTCCGTCTTATGACCGGCGACGGCTATAAACACATCGCCTGTAGCTGCGGTACGGCTGTCTAGCGTCATTTCCCTCAACACTTGATCTGGAGCTTCAGGCACCCAGGGGGCTAGTAACTCACGCAAATTACGATCGTTCACCTGATATCTCTTTTAGCTTTTAGCTTATTAATAACTATGCTAGTTTTTTCTTTAGTATGCGGCAGAGCATCTGGCTCAATATTCACTGAGCGCAGAATACCACCCATGATGGAGCTAAACACCGGCGCAGATACTGTTCCTCCATAGTATTTGCCGCCCTTAGGATCATTTATCACAACCACCAGTGCAAAACGTGGGTTACTTGCCGGCGCAACACCGGCAGTATAAGCAATATATTTATTGATGTAGTTGCCGTTCTGGCCTAATTTTTTAGCGGTACCAGTCTTAATCGCGATGCGATAGCCTTTTATGGGGGGGGTATTGGTGGTGCCCCCTGCAGGCAATGTCACGCTTTCCATCATATGGACCACGGTACGCACCAGCGGTTCAGGGAACAACCTCTTTCCTGCTACTGGCATATCGACCCGGGTAATAGACAACGGGCGCAACATACCCATCCCGCCAATGATGGCATATACTCGTGCTAACTGTAACGGCGTTACCATTAAACCGTAACCGTAAGAGAAGGCAGCCCTTTCCATATCTGACCAACGTTGTTTTTTGGGTAATAAACCACGACTTTCCCCGATTAATCCCAAATTAGTTGTTTTACCTAATCCAAAACGTGAGTAAGTTTCTACCAGTGCTGAGGACGGCATTGCTGCCGCTAATTTAGATACTCCTACATTACTAGATTTTTGTAAAATACCGGTTACAGTCAACTCAGCATAACGCGATACATCCTTAATGTAATGACTATTAATCATGTATGGTAGCGTATTAAGTACACTATTTTTTTTTACTACTCCGCGTTGCATAGCGGTCATTATTACCATCGGTTTTACCGTTGAACCTGGTTCGAAACTATCAGTAATAGCGCGGTTACGCATCATATCTATAGTGGTACCGGTAAGATTATTAGGGTTATAAGAGGGACTATTAGCCATAGCTAGAACTTCTCCGGTATTGACATCAACTAATACTGCAGTGCCCGATTTGGCTTTATTAAAAGCCACCCCATCATTAAGTTTTCTATACACTAAATTTTGTAGTCTTGCATCGATACTTAATACTAGATTGTGTGCCTCCTGACTATTTACAGAAGAGATATCCTCGATGACACGATCAAAGCGATCTTTACGTATCGTGCGTTCGCCTGGATAACCAGTCAACCACTGGTTGAAACTCTTTTCAATGCCCTCTATTCCTTGACTATCAATATTAGTAATACCAATAAGATGTGCTGTTATTTGGGTAGTAGGATAATAACGACGTGACTCCTGACGTAAGTAGATACCGGGCAGTTTAAGTTTGTTGATATAATCGCTAATAGTAGGATTTATCTGGCGTGCTAAATAAATAAAACGCCCTTCAGGATTTGCCTTCTTAAGGCGCGAGTATAGCTGGCCTAGGGGGATGGAAAGAGCGCCGGAAAGAGCCTTCCAGCGACTGTCGAAGTTGATACCTCCTTGATCTTTAAGTTCTTTTAAATCGGCCCAAATAGCGTTAACTGGTACACTAACTGCTAATGGTCGACCGGCACGATCACTGATCATACCGCGTGCAGTAGATACCTGCTGTACGCGTAAGGAACGCATATCACCTTCGTGTACCAGTAGTTGTGAATTAATAACTTGTAAATAAGCAACCCGCAGTATCAACCCAAATAGCGCGAGCAGAATAAAACAGCACAGCAATGCAAAACGCCAGCTAACAAAGCTGATCTTAATCTCCTGATGCTTCATCTTTTTTATTGTGCGTGTGACGACTGTCATCTAGCGTGAACAATTCATAAGCAAATTACGGTTGAACCACAATATGTTCTTTCGACTGATCTACATACTGCATTTTTAGTTGCTCAGTTGCGATATGCTCTATGCCGCTGTGACCTCCTAGCGTATTTTCTTCCAAAATCAAATTTCGCCATTCGATATCTAACAAATTTTGCTCTAGCCCTATCTGTTCCCGCTCGGCAGTCAGTCGGCGGGTCTGATAAGTAGTTGTTATTACCAAAATTGCAGAAATTAACACTGAGATCAACAGCAGCAGCGGTAATTTATCGTATCTTAGTAAGTCACTACCTATTATAGAGGTAAGTCTATGTCGTTTATTACCAATCATAAAGCCAGTTTTTCAGCACAGCGTAACACCGAACTACGTGCACGCGGGTTATCATTTATCTCCTGCGCCGAAGGATGCATTTTCCCTACTGCTTTTAGTATCCTTTTATTCGGATACAGCTGTGCTATTTGGATTTCTGTAAGCGATAATCCAACAGGTACCTGCGGCCAGCTACTGTGCTGGCGGATAAAATGTTTTACTAATCTATCTTCTAATGAATGGAAGCTTATCACAGATAACCTACCACCGGGTGCTAATACTTCTAATGCGCCATTTAGCGCCTGTTTAATCTCTTCTAGCTCGCTATTTATATAAATACGGATGGCCTGGAAAGTGCGCGTAGCCGGATGTTTATGCTTGTCTTGAAACGGGCTAGCATTGGCAACTAACGCTGCAAGTTCGCGGGTACGTGTTATCGGTTGCTGCTGATTTTGTAGAAAAATAGCTTTCGCGATGCGTTTAGCAAAGCGCTCCTCTCCGAATGTTTTTAACACCCAAGCAATATCTTCTGTGCTCGCTTGTACCAACCATTGTGCAGCCGACTGACCGCGCGTATTATCCATACGCATATCTAATGGCCCATCACACATAAATGAAAAACCGCGCCGCGGATCTTCAATCTGCGGTGATGACACGCCCAAATCAAATATAATTCCTTTGATACTTCCCAACAAATTCCATTGGTTCATGTAATCAGAAATGGCAGAGAATGGTCCATGAATAATAGTAAAACGCGGATCTTTTATAGCCCGCGCTGCATCGATAGCTTCTGGATCTCTGTCGATAGCAAACAATCGCCCTTTATCATTAAGATTTGATAAAATCAAACGGGAGTGACCGCCGCGTCCGAAGGTTCCATCAAGATATATGCTGTCTGGTCGAATATTTAGATAATTAACCGCTTTATCCAGTAATACGGTAGTATGTTTATAATTCATAGTTACCTTTAATTTAAATAGTAATATTATGATTACAGCTTAACTTTAATGTTCTTAAAAAAAGTTATTAATCCTAGTAAATTTATCGCTATTTAAAAAAATAACTTATTCAAGAATACTAGTTTAATTTTTATTTCTATCTCTCTAGATAGAGATCGTAGTTATTATGATTTTAACAGGTAAATATATTAATTTTAATAAATTCTATAAATAGAATTAACTATATTTGTATTGATTACTATGATAGTAAATTAGAAAGATAATTTTATACGTTATCAGCACTGTATCTATCTAGGTAGTCTACTAAATTAGTAGAATATAACTATAATGATTTATTTTTTGTATTTTAAATAAAAAAAATGGTTGACAATTTATGATGGTATGATAGAATAATATTCAATATAAATTGAAGCTGAATAATTAAGATTAGTAAAATTAATATATATTATTAATATTTCTATGTAAATATAGTTATGAAACTATAATCTATGGTTTTAATTTAGTAAATCTAATTTATAAACTAGTAATAATTATTTATTTTTAAATACTTTTTTTTGTATAAAAAATCTAAACTAGGCGACAAATTAGTCTAGTATAATTTATGTTTAATCTATGTAAAAAGGTAAGTTTGATATAATTTATAATTATGATATTATAATATAGATTGTCGAATTATCCCTCATTACACTTTTTATGAGGCGCTTGAATCAGTTTTAAAGATTAAAAACTGTAACTATATATAGTTCCTATTTTAAAAATAGGAATAATCAAGGTTTTTTATAAAACGGTATAATTACCTATGAGCAGGACTTACCACATTTCAGTTTTACCAGGCGACGGTATTGGCCCGGAAATTATGGCGCAAGCTTACAAAATCATTGAAGCGGTGCGGCAACGTTTTGCCGTAAACATCACAACAAAAGAATATGATGTTGGCGGAGCGGCCATAGAAATCCATGGAAGTCCGCTGCCCGTTGGTACTATTTCTGGTTGCGAAAAATCAGATGCAATCCTGTTCGGCTCGGTAGGTGGCCCGAAATGGGAGCATTTACCAGCGGCACAACAACCGGAGCGCGGCGCGCTATTGCCGCTACGTAAACACTTTAAATTATTTTCTAATTTACGTCCGGCGCGACTCTATCCAGCGCTATCAAAATTTTGTCCACTGCGGGCCGATATAGCCAATCGAGGCTTCGATATTTTATGCGTACGTGAATTGACTGGCGGTATTTACTTTGGCCATCCAAAAGGCCGAGAAGGTACCGGACATAATGAGCATGCGTTTGATACAGAAATTTATTACCAGTTTGAAATTGAACGTATTGCGCGCATCGCTTTCGAAGCAGCACGTAAACGACGCTGTAAAGTTACCTCAATTGATAAAGCTAATGTGCTGCAAACCTCAATTTTTTGGCGCGAAGTGGTGAACACTATAGCAAACAATTACCCGGACGTGACACTATCTAATTTATATATAGATAACGCCACCATGCAGTTAATTAAAGATCCATCTCAGTTCGACGTGATACTATGCTCCAATCTTTTCGGCGATATTCTCTCTGACGAATGCGCCATGATAACTGGATCAATGGGGATGCTACCATCGGCTAGTCTGAACGAACAAGGCTTTGGTCTGTATGAGCCTGCTGGTGGTTCAGCGCCAGATATCGCCGGTAAGAATCTTGCAAATCCGGTAGCGCAAATACTGTCTACAGCAATGCTGCTGCGCTACAGTCTAGGACTAGACGAAGCCGCTGAAGCTATTGAGCTAGCGGTAAATCAGGCTCTGGAAGCAGGTCACCGCACTGCAGATCTTGCCAGTAACGGAAAAATTGTAGGAACTAGCGACATGGGCGATATTATCGCCGCCTTAATCTGTTAAGGTAAATTGGGAAGGGACATTAAAGGGCATGGGTAAATCTTTATATCAAAAACTATATGATGCACACGTGGTCTATGAGGCTAAGAACGAAACTCCGATTCTGTATATTGATCGCCATTTAGTACACGAGGTTACTTCTCCCCAAGCGTTCGATGGTTTACGCGCTCAGGGACGCACAGTCAGGCAGCCAGAAAAAACTTTTGCCACAATGGATCATAATGTATCTACCCAAACCAAAGACATCAATGCTTGCGGCAAAATGGCTCGTATTCAGATGCAAGAACTTATAAAAAACTGCGCTGAATTCGGAGTGCAGCTATATGACCTAAATCATCCTTACCAAGGTATTGTGCACGTCATAGGCCCTGAGCAGGGCATGACGCTGCCTGGTATGACCATCGTCTGCGGCGATTCACATACTTCTACCCATGGCGCGTTTGGCGCGCTGGCGTTCGGTATTGGTACCTCAGAAGTCGAGCATGTTTTGGCGACGCAAACTCTCAAACAGGGTAAGGCCAAGTCAATGAAAGTTGACGTAACCAGTAAACCTGCACCTGGTATAACTGCTAAAGATATTGTGCTATCGATCATCGGTAGAATTGGCTCTGCAGGCGGCACTAGCCATGTTATAGAATTTAGCGGCGAAGCAGTGAGCGCGCTTAGTATGGAGGGCCGTATGACGCTTTGTAATATGGCGATCGAAATGGGTGCTAAAGCAGGCCTAGTAGCGCCGGACGAAAAGACATACGAATATCTGCAGAATAGACAATTTGCCCCCAAAGGAAAAGATTGGCACCAGGCATTGTTATATTGGAGTACGCTAAAATCAGATGTTGACGCACAATTTGACACATTATTTACGCTGGATGCTCGCGATATTGCACCCCAAGTTACTTGGGGGACCAATCCTGGTCAGGTTATTGCTGTTAACCAGGTCATTCCGTCACCGGAATCGTTCAGTGACCTAGTGGAGCGTAATTCAGCTGCAAAGGCGTTGGCGTATATGGATTTACAGCCAGGTATTCGTCTGACTGATGTAACTATCGATAAGGCTTTTATCGGCTCTTGTACGAACTCACGTATCGAAGATTTGCGCGCCGCCGCCGCTGTTGCCCTTGGTAGACATGTTGCCCCTGGAGTGCAGGCCATTGTGGTACCAGGATCAGGCCCGGTAAAAAAGCAAGCGGAGGCTGAAGGGCTGGACAAAATCTTTCTAGAAGCTGGTTTTGAATGGCGCTTGCCCGGCTGTTCAATGTGTTTAGCAATGAATAACGACCGTCTTAATCCAGGTGAGCGCTGTGCTTCAACTAGTAACCGTAACTTTGAAGGTCGTCAGGGCCGTGGCGGGCGTACCCATTTATTGAGCCCGGCAATGGCTGCAGCTGCGGCAGTAGCAGGCCGTTTCGCCGATATTCGTGATTTAAATTAAGGAAATAAATTGGTAAGGAAATAAATTGGTATGGCTAAAAAATTTAATCAACATACTGGCATCGTAGTGCCGTTAGACAACGCGAACGTGGATACTGATGCTATAATTCCCAAGCAATTCCTACAAAAAATGACCCGCAGTGGTTTTGGTCAGCATTTATTTAACGACTGGCGTTTTCTAGATGCTGCTGGACAGCAGCCTAATCCAGATTTTGTGCTTAATCAGCCGTGCTATCGCGGTGCTAGTATTTTGTTAACTCGTGAAAACTTCGGGTGTGGCTCTTCGCGAGAGCACGCACCTTGGGCATTAACTGATTATGGTTTTCATGCGGTGATAGCCCCGAGTTTTGCTGATATTTTTTATAGTAATAGTTTAAACAATCAATTGCTACCTATTACGCTGCAAGAAGAAGAAGTAGATGAGCTTTTTGCGCTAGTTAAAGATCACGCAGGCATGACTTTTACTATCAATCTGGAAAAACAGCAGGTGCTAGCCGGCAATAAAGTCTATTCGTTTGAGATAGATAGTTTTAGTCGCCACTGCATGATCAATGGCCTAGACAGCATCGGTTTAACTATGATGCATGAAGACGCGATCAGTCAGTATGAAAAATGCCAGTCAGCGTTTTTAAACTGACTAAAAGCATATCCGTATCCGTAATTTTATAATCACTCAGGCAGGAAGGAAAAAACTACAAAAAGATATATTTTAGAACAACAAAATAAAAAAAATTAAAGAAGCCCAACTATAGATTGGGCTAACTGATCTTCAAGTACAGGCTTAGCTTCATCAAATTTTAGATTAACTTTATTAGCAATAGAAACAATGCGAGTCTGATATTTATTATGCTGATTACCTGTCTCTATGCTAGTATGTACTTTATTTCCTAAAGCCCCCTGTCTTAGGGTTGTCTTGTTTAATGTTTGTACCTTAGTACAATTTATTATGCGTTCAGCAATCTGTACATCAGTAATCATTGTATAATTAATATCTTCAATAAGGGCATCTGCTACAGTTCCAGCTAGTCCAGCTACCAGTCCTACACCTAATACTGCACCTATAGAATTATTATTATAGCCGGCTATACCAGCTCCTATAGCCATTCCTGTTAAGCTACTACTACTTTCAAAACCACTTTGCAAACAGCCTTGAGCATCCCTCAATTCTATTTTATCCGCCTTAAGCACATTCGCTTGAATCCAGTAGTGTGCCGTACTTGGCATCTTTACTATTTTATACCCCTTCATACGTAAAGCATGAGATATCTTGCTTTGCAAAGCGCTCATATCCTTATCAGAGGTATTTTTAATTTGCAGATACACGGTCCGATTACTAGATGGCTCAAGAAAAATGGTTTCACTCATCTTAGTTTTTACTTCTAGATTACGTTTCTTGATTGCTGTATTCATAGCACTACAACCGGATAAAAAAAGCATAATACTGATAACTAGAGCTGCCACAATACTTTTATTTATCATCATTGTTTCCTTTATTTTTTTAATTCTTATTTAAAATAATTTCTTTTTTTAAATAAGAATTTTCTGTACTATGTTTTAATTAATTAAAATTTATATTTATATTGAAAATATGATCATAAATTTATAAAATGTTACATATAGCATTATAAATAATGCTATTAATAATAAAGATAAAATATTTATAAGTGTTATATTGCGCTTAAATTTTTACCCGTATTTTTATTTTTTTTTATTTCAACTAGTATATTTTTTATCTTAACCCATTAAAATAAATCAAATATTTTTATATATTAAGATATAACTTGATGTTATTAGATATGCTAATCTAAAATCTAATTAGATTAGATAGATATGCTTAGATATGCTTAGATTATAAACACACAATGTGATAAATTGATTAAGATGAGAAGTGCAGCAGTTACCCTGTAACTATCAGACAATTATATCTAATGACAAAGTCATATTATGACTATTTTTGTTTTAGCACATGATTACGTTTTAGTAACTGCACTTTTTTTATGATCTATCCAGATTAAATAAAATTAGGATATACCTTAGTAGGGATTTCTTTTAAGAAAGAAATAAGAAAGAAAATGGATTAAATAAATCCATCATCGTCATTGCTGAAGTCATCAGTATCTAAATCGTCATTGCTGAAGTCAGCAGTATCTAATTTGTTATTAGACAGAGCATCATTTTGATCAAAAAAATGACTTTCAGAAACTTTGTTAAAGATATCTAGATTACAAGCATCAAAATCTTGAGTTAATAACAAACCACTATCTTCTACAAACGACGTAGTAGGATCATCAATCATATTAATGATCTCGCGATAGGATGAGTGGTGAAACATATGAGTAAGCATATTTCCCAAAACCACACCGCTAGCTACGCCGGCAGCAGTCTGCAAAGCACCGGACATAAAACTGCCACCACGTGGTATATTATTGGAGCACTGTGGCTGTATTATATTGTAGCCAGCCGATGCAAGCGTTGGTTGTGGCGATGGTGGCGATGAATGAAAACGACAACGACCAAACAACCAGCTGAGAAAACCTCTGCCTCTGCTGGCCTGTTGTTGGGCTGCCTGCAACTGGGCAACTTTGTTTTGCAACTGCTG harbors:
- the murF gene encoding UDP-N-acetylmuramoyl-tripeptide--D-alanyl-D-alanine ligase gives rise to the protein MIPFNLSDIAPVLNAERIGEDYTVLSVTTDSRFSYVDEGHLFIALKGKHFDAHDFAAKAVAYGAAALLVNRRLPLKVPQLIVSDTRRALALLGAWMRQKAKARVVALTGSSGKTSVKEMTAAILRQCGQVLATEKNFNNDIGVSLTLLRLTLEHNFAVIELGANHHGEIAWTTDLVRPETALVNNLSVAHLAGFGSLSGVVQAKGEIFGRLPTSGRVIINADSNAWSYWKQVIGHKAIWRFAVNPSYGVDFYATNIRSNQQGLNFKLHCPAGECQVQLPLHGQHNIANALAASALALSVGAPLSAVHDGLIQLRAVPGRLFPIPLGAGQLLLDDSYNANVSSMTVAAQVLSEMPGYRVMVLGDMAELSNQAVKYHRQVGEAIALTDIEKVLSIGQLSQFIGDASGRGEHFQDKFSLISRIAQLLSENALMTILVKGSRSAAMEQVVLALQEKHHASLVI
- the murE gene encoding UDP-N-acetylmuramoyl-L-alanyl-D-glutamate--2,6-diaminopimelate ligase is translated as MNDRNLRELLAPWVPEAPDQVLREMTLDSRTAATGDVFIAVAGHKTDGRRYILQAISQGVAAVVAQSEDDTEEVKISILHGVPVIYLRRLNELLSVLAGRFYGEPSRTLHLIGVTGTNGKTTTTHLLAQWTHLLGKVSAVMGTVGKGIIGQINNTAATNTTGSPVEIQQLLASLKNQGASLAAIEVSSHGLVQHRVSHLHFAAAVFTNLSIDHLDYHCDMVQYEAAKWRLFNELDVVQRIINADDATGRRWLEQLPQAVAVSISGDLPTLWKGNWLCADKVHYHAHGTEISFRSSWGTGLLYSQLVGEFNVNNLLLALATLLALDYPLPALLATTSNLQSVCGRMEIFHVDRQPTVLVDYAHTPDALEKALKAARLHCHGKLWCVFGCGGDRDKVKRPLMGAIAEKYADQVIITDDNPRNEVSQDIINDILSGLLDADGAQTISGRTEAVTSAIMQAAPTDLILVAGKGHENYQIIGQQRLHYSDRTTVACLLGEK
- the ftsI gene encoding peptidoglycan glycosyltransferase FtsI, which produces MTVVTRTIKKMKHQEIKISFVSWRFALLCCFILLALFGLILRVAYLQVINSQLLVHEGDMRSLRVQQVSTARGMISDRAGRPLAVSVPVNAIWADLKELKDQGGINFDSRWKALSGALSIPLGQLYSRLKKANPEGRFIYLARQINPTISDYINKLKLPGIYLRQESRRYYPTTQITAHLIGITNIDSQGIEGIEKSFNQWLTGYPGERTIRKDRFDRVIEDISSVNSQEAHNLVLSIDARLQNLVYRKLNDGVAFNKAKSGTAVLVDVNTGEVLAMANSPSYNPNNLTGTTIDMMRNRAITDSFEPGSTVKPMVIMTAMQRGVVKKNSVLNTLPYMINSHYIKDVSRYAELTVTGILQKSSNVGVSKLAAAMPSSALVETYSRFGLGKTTNLGLIGESRGLLPKKQRWSDMERAAFSYGYGLMVTPLQLARVYAIIGGMGMLRPLSITRVDMPVAGKRLFPEPLVRTVVHMMESVTLPAGGTTNTPPIKGYRIAIKTGTAKKLGQNGNYINKYIAYTAGVAPASNPRFALVVVINDPKGGKYYGGTVSAPVFSSIMGGILRSVNIEPDALPHTKEKTSIVINKLKAKRDIR
- the ftsL gene encoding cell division protein FtsL → MIGNKRHRLTSIIGSDLLRYDKLPLLLLISVLISAILVITTTYQTRRLTAEREQIGLEQNLLDIEWRNLILEENTLGGHSGIEHIATEQLKMQYVDQSKEHIVVQP
- the rsmH gene encoding 16S rRNA (cytosine(1402)-N(4))-methyltransferase RsmH, whose product is MNYKHTTVLLDKAVNYLNIRPDSIYLDGTFGRGGHSRLILSNLNDKGRLFAIDRDPEAIDAARAIKDPRFTIIHGPFSAISDYMNQWNLLGSIKGIIFDLGVSSPQIEDPRRGFSFMCDGPLDMRMDNTRGQSAAQWLVQASTEDIAWVLKTFGEERFAKRIAKAIFLQNQQQPITRTRELAALVANASPFQDKHKHPATRTFQAIRIYINSELEEIKQALNGALEVLAPGGRLSVISFHSLEDRLVKHFIRQHSSWPQVPVGLSLTEIQIAQLYPNKRILKAVGKMHPSAQEINDNPRARSSVLRCAEKLAL
- the leuB gene encoding 3-isopropylmalate dehydrogenase, giving the protein MSRTYHISVLPGDGIGPEIMAQAYKIIEAVRQRFAVNITTKEYDVGGAAIEIHGSPLPVGTISGCEKSDAILFGSVGGPKWEHLPAAQQPERGALLPLRKHFKLFSNLRPARLYPALSKFCPLRADIANRGFDILCVRELTGGIYFGHPKGREGTGHNEHAFDTEIYYQFEIERIARIAFEAARKRRCKVTSIDKANVLQTSIFWREVVNTIANNYPDVTLSNLYIDNATMQLIKDPSQFDVILCSNLFGDILSDECAMITGSMGMLPSASLNEQGFGLYEPAGGSAPDIAGKNLANPVAQILSTAMLLRYSLGLDEAAEAIELAVNQALEAGHRTADLASNGKIVGTSDMGDIIAALIC
- the leuC gene encoding 3-isopropylmalate dehydratase large subunit — its product is MGKSLYQKLYDAHVVYEAKNETPILYIDRHLVHEVTSPQAFDGLRAQGRTVRQPEKTFATMDHNVSTQTKDINACGKMARIQMQELIKNCAEFGVQLYDLNHPYQGIVHVIGPEQGMTLPGMTIVCGDSHTSTHGAFGALAFGIGTSEVEHVLATQTLKQGKAKSMKVDVTSKPAPGITAKDIVLSIIGRIGSAGGTSHVIEFSGEAVSALSMEGRMTLCNMAIEMGAKAGLVAPDEKTYEYLQNRQFAPKGKDWHQALLYWSTLKSDVDAQFDTLFTLDARDIAPQVTWGTNPGQVIAVNQVIPSPESFSDLVERNSAAKALAYMDLQPGIRLTDVTIDKAFIGSCTNSRIEDLRAAAAVALGRHVAPGVQAIVVPGSGPVKKQAEAEGLDKIFLEAGFEWRLPGCSMCLAMNNDRLNPGERCASTSNRNFEGRQGRGGRTHLLSPAMAAAAAVAGRFADIRDLN
- the leuD gene encoding 3-isopropylmalate dehydratase small subunit, producing MAKKFNQHTGIVVPLDNANVDTDAIIPKQFLQKMTRSGFGQHLFNDWRFLDAAGQQPNPDFVLNQPCYRGASILLTRENFGCGSSREHAPWALTDYGFHAVIAPSFADIFYSNSLNNQLLPITLQEEEVDELFALVKDHAGMTFTINLEKQQVLAGNKVYSFEIDSFSRHCMINGLDSIGLTMMHEDAISQYEKCQSAFLN
- the traT gene encoding complement resistance protein TraT yields the protein MMINKSIVAALVISIMLFLSGCSAMNTAIKKRNLEVKTKMSETIFLEPSSNRTVYLQIKNTSDKDMSALQSKISHALRMKGYKIVKMPSTAHYWIQANVLKADKIELRDAQGCLQSGFESSSSLTGMAIGAGIAGYNNNSIGAVLGVGLVAGLAGTVADALIEDINYTMITDVQIAERIINCTKVQTLNKTTLRQGALGNKVHTSIETGNQHNKYQTRIVSIANKVNLKFDEAKPVLEDQLAQSIVGLL
- a CDS encoding DUF2076 domain-containing protein, with the translated sequence MQAEEQRLIEGLFNRLKQVEQSSRSRDSEADQHIQKFIQQQPAAPYYMAQSILIQEAALNRLNQQVQQLQNKVAQLQAAQQQASRGRGFLSWLFGRCRFHSSPPSPQPTLASAGYNIIQPQCSNNIPRGGSFMSGALQTAAGVASGVVLGNMLTHMFHHSSYREIINMIDDPTTSFVEDSGLLLTQDFDACNLDIFNKVSESHFFDQNDALSNNKLDTADFSNDDLDTDDFSNDDDGFI